One Silene latifolia isolate original U9 population chromosome 4, ASM4854445v1, whole genome shotgun sequence DNA segment encodes these proteins:
- the LOC141651570 gene encoding uncharacterized protein LOC141651570: MIISSWNIRGFNDPIKQLEVRGYLYQNKIEVLGLLETRVRLNNSATISKKFSTYTIINNYSHHCNGRIWVFLDIRRVTVVSAQVHDQFIHLELLNNRTNKIVFLTFVYASNDAGHRERLWDELRRLNGKVTNWIVLGDFNIVRDMDERLGPNPPSVNDMMAFNQCLLDCTLDDLHSFGCEHTWTNKREAIARVWSRLDRVLSNPSWLLEYPNTQVQVLPSGISDHSPLLVTVQDNYRPRKQFSYLNCWADHKEYEEMVMQAWGLPVRGSVMFKFFGKLKHVRKTLIKLHNTSYSGISKRVQEAKTALEDCQN; encoded by the coding sequence ATGATCATTTCCTCCTGGAACATTAGGGGGTTTAATGACCCAATAAAACAGCTGGAAGTTAGGGGTTATCTTTATCAGAATAAAATTGAAGTGCTGGGTCTTCTGGAAACTAGGGTTCGTTTAAATAATTCAGCTACTATTAGTAAGAAGTTTTCTACTTATACTATCATAAATAACTACTCTCATCATTGTAATGGTAGAATTTGGGTATTTCTGGATATCAGGAGGGTCACTGTTGTTTCTGCTCAGGTCCATGATCAATTCATTCACCTTGAGCTCTTGAATAATAGGACCAACAAAATTGTTTTCCTCACTTTTGTTTATGCTAGCAATGATGCTGGCCATAGAGAACGATTATGGGATGAGTTAAGAAGGTTGAATGGGAAGGTTACCAACTGGATTGTCTTGGGAGATTTCAACATTGTTAGGGATATGGATGAGAGACTTGGTCCTAATCCCCCATCTGTTAATGATATGATGGCTTTTAATCAGTGTTTATTGGATTGCACTTTGGATGATTTGCATAGCTTTGGTTGTGAACATACTTGGACTAATAAAAGAGAAGCCATTGCTCGGGTTTGGTCTAGATTGGATAGAGTCCTTAGCAATCCTTCTTGGTTGCTGGAGTACCCTAACACTCAGGTTCAGGTCCTACCTTCGGGGATTTCTGATCACTCTCCTCTCCTAGTCACTGTGCAGGATAATTATAGGCCTAGGAAACAATTTAGCTACCTTAATTGTTGGGCAGACCATAAGGAGTATGAGGAAATGGTTATGCAGGCTTGGGGATTACCAGTAAGGGGAAGTGTAATGTTCAAATTCTTTGGGAAATTGAAACATGTTAGGAAGACTCTCATTAAACTTCATAATACTAGTTACTCTGGGATTTCTAAGAGAGTGCAGGAGGCCAAAACTGCTCTTGAAGATTGCCAAAATTAG